Part of the Bacillus sp. N1-1 genome, TCTTCAAGTTCAGAATGCATAAAATTTATCATCCCATCTAAAACTTCTACAACCTGAGGATTTAAATCAATTAATTCAGAAATAGCTCCAATAGTAAATGATACTCCATTAGTTATATGTACTTCCTTATAAGTCAATGGTGCATAAGGAATCACATAAAAATCGCCCTTATATCGATAGCTGTGTTCTATCACCCAAGAAGTTGCCTTCTCGATCGCTTCCTCAAAAGACTTATCTCCCGTTACCTTTTGATATTTAACTAAAGCATATAGTGATAATATTTCAGGAGTAGTAGACTCTTTCATTGTTTTTTTACTTAAATTATTGCCAAAAATAAAATTATACCCGATATCAAACCCTCCATCGGGATTTTGGTTTTCACTAATCATTTTCGCAATTACTTTAGCTTCGACAAACCAGGCTTCTTCTAAAGTTAAATTATACATATCAAGACAAAACAGCAAACTTTCATACAGTGTTTGAGAACTAAGTATGTTATTACCTGGACTATTAACAAAATGTAAAACTTGATTTTTCACTCTACTTTTTAGCATGTTTATACCCCTTATTTTAATATTTTTTTCGCTGGAACTCCTCCAAATATTGAAGACTCCTCCTCTTCTATTCTTCCTACACCACCAGCTGCAACACATGAACCTTCAGGAATATTAGAGCCAGCTAACAAAACCACATGAGCAGCTAGCCAACAGCCCTTACCAATCTTAACAGGTGATTTAGAGTGTTCCCCAAATCGAAAACTTCCGTTGATTTTCGTATGATTCCCAGAAGAAATACATACATATGGTCCTACAATGACCTCATCATCTATTTTAATATTTCCCATTGCGTTAATCCAGGATCCAAAACCTATATAAACATTATCACCAATTTCAATATTGCGAGGGTTTAGTATATTTACACTCTTAGAAATTTGTAAATTTTGACCAGCTTTTCTTATGAAAAGTTTATATACTGATCCTCTAATTTTGTTTCCGAATTGAGAATCCGGTAAAAAATTAACCATTGCTACTAAAGTATAGTAAAGTAATAAGTATACTTCTTTGAAAATTTTTTTCATTATGCTAACCTCTCAACTTATTAAATTGGTTTTTATATTTTTTGTATATAAAAATTAATAAAATTAAAAACATGATTACTTTTACATAAAAGGTAAAGTCTTTTACTATTAAACTTAGTAACGAACCAAATATCAAATAATAATAATAAACAGGCAAAGGGTTAGTAATGTTATTAAATTCTGGTTTTATTTTTTTGAATAAATAAACTTGCCCAATAATACTTCCTGATACTTTTCCTATAACAAATGCATACACTCCAAATTTATTAATAAGCAGGGACATAACAATTAATTGACCCAGCGTTGTCACAACACTATTGTAAAATAATACATTTGTTTTACCTATTGCATTAAATAGATTATTGAATACCAATGTTGGAGCGCTAACTAATTGACCAATAGCTAATATTATTAATAAATACGAATAGGAAGTTACGTTAAAAAAATCTAAAATTTCGTTACTGAATGAAACTACTAATATTGTTAATAAAAAAACTACTAATATGTTATTTTTTAATGTACGGCGATATTGGTCTAGAAATAAAGTATTTTCTTGGAGATACAACAACTTGGTAAAACTCGGTAAATTAGACGTATTCACTATCCTGGGTATTATCTTTATTAACATTGTAATTTTAATGCATATGAAATATATCCCTAACATTCTTTGATCAAATACACTGGTTATTATCAATTGGTCTGCTTTGTCATAAATTAGAACCAAAAATGATGTCAATAAAGTAAAAGATATATAACTCCAAAACCCTTCTGGCAAGTATAATTTACCTACTATTGTGATTCCATATTTTTTTATATACTCTTTAATCAATATGAAATCCAAAATAATTAATACTATTAATGTAACAAATAGAAAAACGATTCTATAGGTTAATAATGAAGTAAAAAATAAAATTATTATTGTAATGATTAAGCCTCTAATAATTGGAAATGCTTTTTCGAATATAGCTGCCTTTTTAATTTGGAGGCTTCCTCTTAAATGTCCATTCAAAACTCCGAATATTAGCGCAAAAAAACCTAAAGTTATAAACCCTATTAATTCATTATGAGTTATTTTTAATAAAGTTATAAAATAATTTTCAAAAATCAATACATTTGCTACCACTATTATATAAAATAAAATACATATCAAAAAAAATGTATTAATAAAACTGGATATATACTTCTCTTTTATACTAGGTATCAATCTAGATAAACTAGTTTGTGAATTCATTGTAAATATAGACATTATAAACAAGAAAAACATTTCAATTAACGCAAAAAAACCAGCCATTTCTAATGAAAAATTACTAATTAACTTAATTTCTAATAATGATATAGGGATGCTTATTATTGTCACAATAAAAGACCACTTAATCCCATTGGCAGTGTCAGTTATAACTTTATTACCTGATATCTCCATTAAATTATATATTTTCTCCTTTGTAAAAGCATATCACTTCTTAAAACGTACGGTTTTCAAATAAAATACAGCTATTAACTTTTCTCTTCCTTTGATATCTACTAAAATCCTTTTCTATAATAAAAGTATGACCAAATATCCTCAAAAATTTAAAGAGCCACAATTACCATTGCATCAGCTGAAACTATAAATTCATACTATATTAATTTAATAACAAATCCTTCGGTGTTATTAACGGAAAGATTGTTCATTTTTAAAAGTATGTTTTTTAATTCCTAGAATAATTAGTTTTGGTAAATAATATGGAAATTAGTTTTATGAATAAATTCTTTTTGAAATAGGTTCTACCTGTTATTACTAGATAAACAATGGCTTTATTAACAAATAGTATTCTTTGATAACTTTAAAATAGCACAAGATACTTTTCATTAAAAAATGTTCTAGTGTCTTTAATCAATAACTGAAGTTGAATAATCACATATAACCATCTTTTTTAAATACTGGCCATTTATAATAGATTTATATTTACTTATTATATGTAATCTAATAGAAAAAAATTAACATGCTACCCCTTCATTCTCAATAATTAGAAGTTATCGCTCGTTAAATCCATTTTATACCAATCAATAGCGTGTTTAATTCCCTCACTAAATGCCCAGTTTGGTCTATAGTTTAAATTTTCTTTTGCAAGGTTAATATCAGCATTACTATGCTTAATGTCACCTTTTCTTTCTTCCGCAAATATAGGCGTTATATCTTTTTCTAATGCCTTACACAATCCTTCATATATATCAATCAGATACTCTCTTCCACCATAAGCAATATTATATCCCTGCCCGGCTACTTCATGAGATGCATTACAAGCCTTCAAATTGGCTTCAATAACATTCTCAATATAAGTAAAATCTCTGCTCTGCTTACCATCACCATTTATTGTCGGCTGTTCACCAGCTAATAACTGCTTAATAAATTTTGGGATAACTGCCGCATATGCCCCATCAGGATCCTGCCTTCTACCAAACACATTAAAATAGCGAAGACCATACGTATCTAAGCCATACAACTTGGTATATAGTTTCCCGTATTCCTCATTCACTTTTTTCGTTAGCGCATATGGTGATAATACATTCCCTTCTCTACCTTCCTTTTTAGGTAAAGTAGGCTCATCCCCGTATATCGATGAACTAGAGGCATACACAAACTTCTTCACACCATTTTGTCTAGCAGCTTCCATCATATTTAATGTACCTTTAATATTAATGTCTTCATAAAGTAAAGGCATTTCAATACTTCTAGGTACACTTCCCCACGCGGCTTGATGGAGCACAAAATCTATTCCTTCACATGCTTTTTCACAAATGCTTAAATCACGGATGTCACCTTCAACAAACTCATAATTAGGATTATTTATAAACTCATCTACGTTTTCTCTTTTACCAGTGGAGAGGTTATCAAGCCCTCTTACCTCATATCCTAATTTCAGAATTGCTTCTGCAAGATTTGAACCAATAAATCCAGCAACACCAGTTATTAAAAATTTACTTCCTTCTGGAAAAACTATATTTTCGTACCCCATTCTATAACCTCCAATATGCAAAGCCATTGTTCTCTGCTTCTTCGCGATTAAAAATTCCTTTTAAGTCAACTAACACTTTATTGTTATTATCCACCTCTAATTCAATTTCAGATGAAGCAGCTACCTCATTCATGGATTCTGAAACGTATTCTTCATTAGAGTTATACATTCTATTAACATCATCTAGCTTTATTTGTTTAAATTCTTCATGAGGAACTGCGAAAATAACCGCATCAACTCCATTAATCTCTTCTGCATTACTAGGATTTATTTTATATTCGTTCCACAAGTCTTCTTTATCTGCTGCCGGATCAACAACTTTCACTTCTACTCCATACTCTTCTAGTTCATTAATAATATCTACTACCTTAGTATTTCTTACATCCGGGCAATTTTCTTTGAATGTAACACCAAAGATAGCAACCGTTGAGCCTTTAATTTGTTTATTGGCTTTAATCATTTTCTTCACAGTATTTTCAGCAACATACTTACCCATATCGTCATTTATTTTTCTGCCTGAAAGAATAATTTGCGAATCGTAACCAAGTTGCTCCGCTTTATAGGTTAAATAGTAAGGATCCACTCCAATACAATGTCCACCAACAAGGCCAGGAGAGAATTTCAAGAAGTTCCATTTAGTTCCAGAAGCTCTTAGTACTGCATTCGTATCTATATCCATCTTGTTAAAAATGATAGAAAGCTCATTCATAAATGCAATATTAATATCACGCTGAGCATTTTCAATTACCTTAGCAGCTTCTGCCACTTTGATACTTTCAGCTCTATGTACTCCAGCATCAACAACTAATTCGTATACTTTTGCAACAGTATCTAATGTTTCAGCATCCATTCCTGATACAACTTTAATAATTGTTTCAAGTCTGTGTTCTTTATCTCCTGGATTTATTCTTTCAGGAGAGTATCCTACTTTAAAATCAATCCCACACTTCAATCCAGATTCTTTTTCTAGAATTGGTATGCACGTATCTTCCGTAACACCTGGATAGACAGTTGATTCAAATACTACGATAGATCCTTTAGTTAAATTTCTTCCTAAAGTTCTTGTGGCAGATTCCACAGGTGTTAAATCAGGAGTACGATCAGTTTTCACAGGCGTTGGGACTGCAACGATATGAAATTTGGCTTCTTTAAGTCTTTCTTCATCCGAAGTGAAATCAACAGAAGTATTCTTAATAACTTCATTTCCAACTTCTTTAGTGGGATCTATTCCACTTTTATAAGCATTAATTTTACTTTCATTCACATCAAAACCTAGGACATTAATTTTCTTTGCAAATGCTACTGCTATCGGCATCCCAACATAACCTAGACCAATTAATGAGATCTTTTCCTCTTTATTTACAATACTTTCATATAGGTTCATTTTAGTTCTCCTTTTTAATAGCTTTATCCATTTCTTCTTTATACGCATTTATAACAATAGACCTAGTAAATTCTTTTTCCATTTTTTTTCGACCCGCTATCCCCATTGCTTTTTTTTCATCATAAGGTAAGTTAATAAATTTAGTTATTGCTTCTATTAAACTATTAACATTTTTCACTTCAAACCCGAATCCACTTTGACCTTCATCAAATGTCTCTTTACATCCAGAAATATTCGAAGCTAACACAGGCCTACCTGATGAAGCAGATTCCAATAATACATTGGCTGTTCCTTCGTGATAAGAAGGCAGGACTGTAGCATGGGAGTTTTTAATAAATAAGTGGACATCACTCTGCTGTCCATGATATTTAATTATGTCCGCATCACTTAACTCATTTATTACTTCCATATTGTAGCCTTCATTACCACCTACTAGATCGAAATGGACATTGGTAAATCTCTGTTTCACTTTTTTTGCTGCTTTAAGTAATTCATCGATTCCCTTTGGTTTCATAAGACGGCCAATAAAAAGAAAATTTATATTTTCATCACTGGAAGGATATTTTTCAAATTGATGGTGGTC contains:
- a CDS encoding acyltransferase — encoded protein: MKKIFKEVYLLLYYTLVAMVNFLPDSQFGNKIRGSVYKLFIRKAGQNLQISKSVNILNPRNIEIGDNVYIGFGSWINAMGNIKIDDEVIVGPYVCISSGNHTKINGSFRFGEHSKSPVKIGKGCWLAAHVVLLAGSNIPEGSCVAAGGVGRIEEEESSIFGGVPAKKILK
- a CDS encoding polysaccharide biosynthesis C-terminal domain-containing protein, translating into MEISGNKVITDTANGIKWSFIVTIISIPISLLEIKLISNFSLEMAGFFALIEMFFLFIMSIFTMNSQTSLSRLIPSIKEKYISSFINTFFLICILFYIIVVANVLIFENYFITLLKITHNELIGFITLGFFALIFGVLNGHLRGSLQIKKAAIFEKAFPIIRGLIITIIILFFTSLLTYRIVFLFVTLIVLIILDFILIKEYIKKYGITIVGKLYLPEGFWSYISFTLLTSFLVLIYDKADQLIITSVFDQRMLGIYFICIKITMLIKIIPRIVNTSNLPSFTKLLYLQENTLFLDQYRRTLKNNILVVFLLTILVVSFSNEILDFFNVTSYSYLLIILAIGQLVSAPTLVFNNLFNAIGKTNVLFYNSVVTTLGQLIVMSLLINKFGVYAFVIGKVSGSIIGQVYLFKKIKPEFNNITNPLPVYYYYLIFGSLLSLIVKDFTFYVKVIMFLILLIFIYKKYKNQFNKLRG
- a CDS encoding SDR family oxidoreductase, translated to MALHIGGYRMGYENIVFPEGSKFLITGVAGFIGSNLAEAILKLGYEVRGLDNLSTGKRENVDEFINNPNYEFVEGDIRDLSICEKACEGIDFVLHQAAWGSVPRSIEMPLLYEDINIKGTLNMMEAARQNGVKKFVYASSSSIYGDEPTLPKKEGREGNVLSPYALTKKVNEEYGKLYTKLYGLDTYGLRYFNVFGRRQDPDGAYAAVIPKFIKQLLAGEQPTINGDGKQSRDFTYIENVIEANLKACNASHEVAGQGYNIAYGGREYLIDIYEGLCKALEKDITPIFAEERKGDIKHSNADINLAKENLNYRPNWAFSEGIKHAIDWYKMDLTSDNF
- a CDS encoding nucleotide sugar dehydrogenase, whose product is MNLYESIVNKEEKISLIGLGYVGMPIAVAFAKKINVLGFDVNESKINAYKSGIDPTKEVGNEVIKNTSVDFTSDEERLKEAKFHIVAVPTPVKTDRTPDLTPVESATRTLGRNLTKGSIVVFESTVYPGVTEDTCIPILEKESGLKCGIDFKVGYSPERINPGDKEHRLETIIKVVSGMDAETLDTVAKVYELVVDAGVHRAESIKVAEAAKVIENAQRDINIAFMNELSIIFNKMDIDTNAVLRASGTKWNFLKFSPGLVGGHCIGVDPYYLTYKAEQLGYDSQIILSGRKINDDMGKYVAENTVKKMIKANKQIKGSTVAIFGVTFKENCPDVRNTKVVDIINELEEYGVEVKVVDPAADKEDLWNEYKINPSNAEEINGVDAVIFAVPHEEFKQIKLDDVNRMYNSNEEYVSESMNEVAASSEIELEVDNNNKVLVDLKGIFNREEAENNGFAYWRL
- a CDS encoding glycosyltransferase family 4 protein — translated: MRVLVLANYGMGLYQFRKELLEELISEGHEVYVSLPNDEYVPKLEKLGCEFIETEFSRRGTNPIMDLKLLLTYRKIIKKIKPDVVLTYTIKPNVYGGMTCRMTKTPYLTNITGLGTSIENKGIIRLLTLNLYKYGLANSSCVFFQNDANRSFFIENNIVKENTRLIPGSGVNLDHHQFEKYPSSDENINFLFIGRLMKPKGIDELLKAAKKVKQRFTNVHFDLVGGNEGYNMEVINELSDADIIKYHGQQSDVHLFIKNSHATVLPSYHEGTANVLLESASSGRPVLASNISGCKETFDEGQSGFGFEVKNVNSLIEAITKFINLPYDEKKAMGIAGRKKMEKEFTRSIVINAYKEEMDKAIKKEN